One genomic window of Corynebacterium massiliense DSM 45435 includes the following:
- a CDS encoding DegV family protein — protein MPVKVVVDSSAGLPKKIARGLDIEVVDLHMVPSEKEEESPSTSGLTAIELAALYGRLMERSRRPDAGGDGKEDGVVALHLSKELSSTWSAATTAAGVFDDSVRLVDTGSAGMAVGAAAMSAARLAQDGASVDECYDIAVDTLERARTWVYLDSTEELRRSGRLSTATAVFTTALLATKPIMSMQSGRPELVGKTRTQSKAFAKLVDLVAAGAGEDPAFIAIQHNDARADAGNLRALLEDALPSGTLFIVVPLSKVLGVHVGPGAIAVSAVYSAPPEDKPKGKQPGGFASPFGTKRAER, from the coding sequence GTGCCCGTCAAAGTCGTCGTGGACTCGTCTGCGGGTCTGCCCAAAAAGATTGCGCGCGGGCTCGACATCGAGGTCGTGGACCTGCACATGGTGCCCAGCGAAAAGGAGGAGGAAAGTCCTTCTACCTCGGGCCTTACTGCCATTGAACTGGCCGCGCTCTACGGCCGGTTGATGGAACGCTCCCGTCGGCCAGACGCCGGTGGAGACGGGAAGGAAGACGGGGTGGTGGCCCTCCACCTGTCCAAGGAGCTGTCCTCCACGTGGTCCGCCGCCACCACCGCGGCTGGGGTGTTTGATGATTCGGTCCGGCTGGTCGATACCGGAAGTGCGGGCATGGCGGTCGGTGCCGCCGCGATGTCGGCCGCGCGGCTCGCACAGGACGGCGCGAGCGTGGACGAGTGCTACGACATCGCGGTGGACACCCTGGAGCGCGCCCGCACCTGGGTGTACCTCGATTCCACCGAGGAGCTGCGCCGCTCCGGCAGGCTGTCCACTGCCACCGCAGTGTTTACCACCGCGCTGCTTGCCACCAAGCCGATTATGAGCATGCAGTCCGGCCGCCCAGAGCTGGTGGGCAAGACGCGCACGCAGTCGAAGGCGTTTGCCAAGCTCGTCGACCTCGTGGCGGCCGGCGCCGGCGAGGATCCGGCGTTCATCGCCATCCAGCACAACGATGCGCGCGCCGACGCCGGTAACCTGCGCGCGCTGTTAGAAGACGCGCTGCCCAGCGGCACGCTGTTCATCGTGGTGCCGCTGTCGAAGGTCCTGGGCGTGCACGTGGGCCCGGGCGCCATTGCGGTGTCCGCGGTCTATTCCGCGCCGCCGGAGGACAAGCCGAAGGGGAAGCAGCCGGGCGGGTTTGCTAGCCCGTTTGGGACGAAGCGGGCGGAGCGGTAG
- a CDS encoding class C sortase — MGKHAQSHAQQTAASEAAGAARPAKKKKRSLPGIVWILLGIVTLLYPIVATLYNDYQLDKRAESYADKVEQIEPDERTREYLDGAHEYNDWLDAQGHHAMPPEPGSPGFDRYMKTLDAPETDGVIARLRIPSIDVDLPVYHTTHSSVLYNGAGHMFGSDLPVGGKGTNSVISAHTGMVDASMFDNLPRIKDGADVYVEVMGQRLRYTITGRVVVRPGDYDAVTYEEDRDKLTLITCTPYGLNTNRLLVVADRADPVGDADKGGWRPTLSWWMILDLLVILIVLLIIAYREWKKRRKNKDAES, encoded by the coding sequence ATGGGTAAGCACGCGCAGTCTCATGCTCAGCAAACAGCGGCGTCGGAAGCGGCCGGGGCCGCCCGGCCGGCAAAGAAGAAAAAGCGCTCGCTGCCGGGCATTGTGTGGATTCTGCTCGGCATCGTCACGCTGCTCTACCCAATCGTGGCCACGTTGTACAACGACTACCAGCTGGACAAGCGGGCGGAGTCGTACGCCGACAAGGTCGAGCAGATCGAGCCGGACGAGCGCACCCGCGAGTACCTGGACGGCGCCCACGAGTATAACGACTGGCTGGACGCCCAGGGCCATCACGCCATGCCGCCGGAGCCCGGCTCGCCCGGGTTCGACCGGTACATGAAGACCCTCGATGCGCCGGAGACTGACGGGGTCATTGCGCGCCTGCGCATTCCGTCCATCGACGTGGACCTGCCCGTGTACCACACGACGCATTCGTCGGTGCTCTACAACGGCGCGGGCCACATGTTCGGCAGCGACCTGCCGGTCGGCGGCAAGGGGACGAACTCGGTCATTTCTGCGCACACCGGCATGGTCGATGCCTCCATGTTCGACAACCTGCCGCGTATCAAAGACGGCGCGGACGTCTACGTCGAAGTGATGGGGCAGCGGCTGCGCTACACCATCACCGGGCGCGTGGTGGTCCGGCCGGGCGACTACGACGCGGTGACCTACGAGGAAGACCGCGACAAGCTCACCCTCATCACGTGCACGCCGTACGGCCTGAACACCAATCGCCTGCTCGTGGTGGCCGATCGTGCCGACCCGGTCGGCGACGCGGACAAGGGCGGGTGGCGGCCGACGCTGAGCTGGTGGATGATCCTTGACCTCCTGGTCATCCTCATCGTGCTGCTGATTATCGCCTACCGCGAGTGGAAGAAGCGGCGGAAGAATAAAGACGCTGAAAGTTGA
- the rsfS gene encoding ribosome silencing factor, whose translation MSVTDTARRMAEIAARAADEKLADNIRVVDVSDVLAITEIFVIASADNERQVRSVVDEIDEELSAEGFEPKRREGNRENRWVLLDYGNIVVHVQRDSERDYYGLDRLYHDCPVIEVEGIDTPESVGAWGEDGVLPRDAESQDDLSLAQRAPGEDEEF comes from the coding sequence TTGTCTGTTACTGACACCGCCCGCCGCATGGCGGAAATTGCAGCGCGCGCAGCCGACGAAAAGCTCGCGGACAACATCCGCGTCGTCGATGTCTCCGACGTACTAGCCATCACCGAAATCTTCGTTATTGCCTCGGCCGATAACGAGCGCCAGGTGCGCTCCGTGGTTGATGAGATCGACGAGGAGCTGTCCGCGGAAGGCTTCGAGCCGAAGCGCCGCGAGGGCAATCGCGAAAACCGCTGGGTGCTGCTGGATTACGGCAACATCGTCGTCCATGTCCAGCGCGATAGCGAGCGCGACTACTACGGGCTGGACCGTCTGTACCACGACTGCCCGGTTATTGAGGTGGAGGGCATCGACACGCCGGAGTCCGTCGGCGCTTGGGGCGAGGATGGCGTGTTGCCGCGCGACGCCGAGAGCCAGGACGATCTCTCGCTGGCGCAGCGCGCGCCGGGCGAGGACGAGGAGTTTTAG
- a CDS encoding glutamate-5-semialdehyde dehydrogenase, whose translation MTDYANELTPEREAERTEVLDKARAAKQVAATFAQLTTPRKNEILEQAAQDLIDNTAAILEANKQDLEAGKERGLSESLLDRLALDEDRVAGIADGLRQVAGLQDPVGQILEGKNMDNGIQMRKVRVPLGVMGMVYEARPNVTVDAFGLALKSGNVPLLRGSKSARKSNEKLVEILQNTLEKFDLPREGVQLLPCETRDSVQDLITARGLVDLVIPRGGAGLINAVVKGATVPAIETGTGNCHFYIDGSADIDKAIDMVVNGKTRRTSVCNSTECVLLDAALADDVKLRIVKQLQDAGVTIHGDVSELEGFGVEGAVEATEEEWEQEFLSMDICAKVVDGVDGAIAHIGKYSTGHTEAIAAQDADVLVKFGNEVDAAAVMLNASTAFTDGEVYGMGAEIGISTQKLHARGPMALPELTSYKWILQGTGQTRP comes from the coding sequence ATGACTGATTATGCGAATGAGTTGACCCCTGAACGTGAAGCTGAGCGCACCGAGGTCTTGGATAAGGCCCGTGCGGCGAAGCAAGTGGCGGCCACTTTCGCACAGCTGACCACGCCGCGCAAGAACGAGATTCTGGAGCAGGCGGCCCAGGATCTCATCGACAACACCGCGGCAATTCTGGAAGCCAACAAGCAGGACTTGGAGGCCGGCAAGGAGCGTGGCCTGTCCGAGTCGCTGCTGGACCGGCTGGCGCTCGATGAGGATCGCGTCGCCGGCATTGCCGATGGCCTGCGCCAGGTCGCCGGCCTGCAGGATCCAGTCGGCCAGATCCTCGAGGGCAAGAACATGGACAACGGCATCCAGATGCGCAAGGTGCGCGTCCCGCTGGGTGTCATGGGCATGGTCTACGAGGCGCGCCCCAACGTCACCGTCGACGCCTTCGGCCTGGCGCTTAAGTCCGGCAACGTGCCGCTTCTGCGCGGGTCCAAGTCCGCGCGCAAGTCCAACGAGAAGCTGGTGGAGATCCTCCAAAACACCCTGGAGAAGTTCGACCTGCCGCGCGAGGGCGTGCAGCTGCTGCCGTGCGAGACCCGCGATTCGGTCCAGGACCTCATCACCGCCCGTGGTCTGGTGGACTTGGTCATCCCGCGCGGTGGTGCAGGTCTTATTAACGCCGTGGTCAAGGGCGCGACCGTTCCGGCCATCGAGACCGGCACCGGCAACTGCCACTTCTACATCGACGGCTCCGCGGACATCGATAAGGCCATCGACATGGTCGTCAACGGCAAGACCCGCCGGACGTCCGTGTGCAACTCCACCGAGTGCGTTCTTCTCGATGCCGCGCTTGCCGATGACGTGAAGCTCCGCATCGTCAAGCAGCTGCAGGACGCCGGGGTCACCATCCACGGTGACGTGTCTGAGCTGGAGGGCTTCGGCGTTGAGGGTGCGGTCGAGGCCACCGAGGAGGAGTGGGAGCAGGAGTTCCTCTCCATGGATATTTGCGCTAAGGTGGTCGACGGTGTCGACGGCGCGATTGCGCACATCGGCAAGTACAGCACAGGCCACACCGAGGCCATCGCCGCCCAGGACGCGGACGTGCTGGTGAAGTTCGGCAACGAGGTCGACGCCGCGGCGGTCATGCTCAACGCGTCTACCGCGTTCACCGACGGCGAGGTCTACGGCATGGGTGCGGAAATCGGCATCTCCACCCAGAAGCTGCACGCCCGCGGCCCGATGGCGCTGCCGGAGCTCACCTCCTACAAGTGGATCCTGCAGGGCACCGGCCAGACCCGCCCGTAG
- a CDS encoding D-isomer specific 2-hydroxyacid dehydrogenase family protein, whose translation MKFFMGPHIWDETVEDIVAAGHERVDDLSQADVFVFTSSNPEDFPDKLPDNIQFVQHCFTGVEGLIDAGLITEDGIPWANTAGAFATPVAEMGLMLLLAQAHRQKEVTRAASFDVAGHADRTQQWLYSNLHRGKKKLVIFGAGGIGKEFIRLIEPFDMEVIAVNRSGREVEGADQTVKMADADALWETADIVVLVLPLTAETEGIVDAEKLTAMKDSAILVNIGRGKLINTDDLVEALKNDEIAGAALEVTDPEPLPDDHPLWAMDNCTISPHIGASFRVARLHVGKTAAANMDAFERGEEMPTQVDPSAGY comes from the coding sequence GTGAAGTTTTTCATGGGGCCCCACATCTGGGACGAGACCGTCGAGGACATCGTCGCCGCCGGCCACGAGCGTGTCGATGACCTGTCTCAGGCCGACGTTTTCGTCTTCACCTCCTCCAACCCGGAGGACTTCCCGGACAAGCTGCCGGACAACATCCAGTTCGTCCAGCACTGCTTTACGGGCGTGGAGGGATTGATTGATGCCGGGCTTATCACCGAAGACGGCATTCCGTGGGCGAATACGGCCGGTGCCTTCGCCACCCCGGTTGCAGAGATGGGGCTGATGCTGCTTTTGGCCCAGGCGCACCGCCAGAAGGAGGTCACCCGCGCTGCCTCCTTTGACGTTGCCGGGCATGCCGACCGCACGCAGCAGTGGCTGTACAGCAACCTGCACCGCGGAAAGAAGAAGCTGGTCATCTTCGGCGCTGGTGGCATTGGCAAAGAGTTCATTCGGCTCATTGAGCCCTTCGACATGGAGGTCATCGCCGTCAACCGCTCCGGTCGTGAGGTCGAGGGCGCAGACCAGACGGTGAAGATGGCCGATGCCGACGCGTTGTGGGAGACCGCGGACATCGTCGTGCTCGTGTTGCCGCTGACCGCGGAGACCGAGGGCATCGTCGATGCGGAAAAGCTCACGGCGATGAAGGACAGTGCGATTTTGGTCAACATCGGCCGCGGCAAGCTCATCAACACAGATGACTTGGTCGAGGCGTTAAAGAACGACGAGATCGCCGGCGCCGCTCTCGAGGTCACCGATCCGGAACCGCTGCCGGACGATCACCCGTTGTGGGCGATGGACAACTGCACCATCAGCCCGCACATCGGCGCCTCCTTCCGCGTGGCGCGCCTGCACGTGGGCAAGACCGCTGCGGCAAACATGGACGCGTTTGAGCGCGGCGAGGAGATGCCGACGCAGGTCGATCCGTCAGCCGGTTATTAG
- a CDS encoding ComEA family DNA-binding protein — translation MAPPHVSDRIRELTRPTGEEDLLAVRYPSLRIHVPVLHAVVVVVILAVGLAVWAGCSARSGAGGDPAAAGDGGGGQLPSLELSAHPGDATTASPAATSEPTSVVVSVVGDVEQAGLVTLAPGARVADALAIARPGSGADINSLNQAQLLADGQQIVVGPPAPEGEPAPPTGGSFVVGDQPGGSPDVAPSAGAGVSGGLININTAGAEELKTLSGVGDVTAAAIVSFREEHGPFTAVEQLLEVSGIGPAKMAQLEGKVTV, via the coding sequence ATGGCGCCCCCACACGTAAGCGACCGCATCCGCGAACTGACCCGACCCACCGGGGAGGAAGATCTCCTCGCCGTCCGATACCCGTCCCTGCGCATCCACGTGCCCGTCCTCCACGCCGTTGTCGTGGTGGTCATTCTTGCCGTCGGTCTTGCGGTGTGGGCGGGGTGTTCCGCCCGTTCCGGCGCGGGCGGCGACCCAGCGGCCGCGGGCGATGGGGGAGGCGGGCAGTTGCCGTCCCTGGAGCTGTCGGCGCACCCGGGTGATGCGACAACGGCGTCCCCTGCGGCCACGAGCGAGCCGACGTCAGTGGTCGTCTCCGTCGTGGGGGACGTCGAGCAGGCTGGGCTTGTCACCCTCGCTCCCGGCGCGCGGGTGGCGGACGCCCTGGCCATTGCGCGTCCGGGAAGCGGCGCCGACATCAACTCGCTCAACCAGGCGCAGTTGCTTGCCGATGGCCAGCAAATCGTCGTCGGCCCTCCCGCCCCGGAGGGGGAGCCGGCGCCGCCGACCGGGGGAAGCTTCGTGGTCGGGGACCAGCCGGGTGGCTCACCGGATGTGGCGCCCAGCGCGGGCGCGGGCGTAAGCGGCGGCCTGATCAATATCAACACCGCCGGTGCCGAGGAGCTGAAGACGCTGAGCGGGGTGGGCGATGTGACCGCCGCGGCGATTGTGTCCTTCCGCGAAGAGCACGGCCCGTTTACTGCGGTGGAGCAACTGTTGGAGGTCTCCGGCATTGGACCGGCCAAGATGGCCCAGCTGGAAGGCAAGGTCACCGTGTGA
- the proB gene encoding glutamate 5-kinase: MTSDQGNPYEPPAESDRPLPLSPYDDQAPETPFPAPTAMAEDSLAMGHESPLREEIQNAKRIVVKIGSSSLTGDNFAAAPEKIDRIVDAIQARMEVSDVVLVSSGAVAAGMRPLGLSQRPTDLATKQAAAAAGQVHLAYEWSRSFARYGRSVGQVLLTASDAGRRDRARNAKRTIDKLLHLRAVPIVNENDTVATSEMQFGDNDRLSALVAHLIGADALFLFSDVDGLYDKNPAEPDAKFVPEVRTGKDLKGVAAGDGGKVGTGGMASKVSAARLAARGGVPVLLTSAENIGPALEDSRMGTVFHTREERRLSAWKFWALYTADSGGTLRLDQGAEEAVTKGGNSLLAVGITEVDGEFRAGEIVDIVGPESKIIGRGEVNFDSSTLRKIMGRRTEDLDPEFQRAVVHADYLSNYASRL, from the coding sequence ATGACTAGCGATCAAGGTAATCCCTACGAGCCACCGGCTGAGTCCGACCGTCCGCTACCGCTTTCGCCCTATGACGATCAGGCGCCTGAAACCCCCTTCCCGGCGCCCACCGCCATGGCCGAGGACTCCCTGGCCATGGGCCACGAGTCACCGCTGCGTGAGGAGATCCAAAACGCCAAGCGCATCGTGGTGAAGATTGGCTCGTCTTCGCTGACCGGCGATAACTTCGCCGCCGCGCCGGAAAAGATCGACCGCATCGTCGATGCCATCCAGGCGCGCATGGAAGTCTCTGACGTCGTGCTGGTCTCCTCCGGTGCCGTCGCCGCCGGTATGCGCCCGCTGGGACTAAGCCAGCGCCCGACTGACCTGGCCACCAAGCAGGCGGCCGCCGCGGCCGGCCAGGTCCACCTGGCCTACGAGTGGTCCCGCTCTTTCGCGCGCTATGGCCGTTCGGTGGGGCAGGTTCTGCTTACCGCCTCCGATGCGGGGCGCCGCGATCGGGCGCGTAATGCGAAGCGAACCATCGACAAGCTGCTGCACCTGCGCGCGGTCCCGATCGTGAACGAGAACGACACCGTGGCCACCTCCGAGATGCAGTTCGGCGACAACGACCGCCTCTCGGCGCTCGTGGCCCACCTCATCGGTGCCGACGCACTCTTCCTGTTCTCCGACGTCGACGGCCTCTACGACAAGAACCCGGCGGAGCCGGACGCGAAGTTCGTTCCTGAGGTGCGTACCGGCAAGGACTTGAAGGGCGTCGCGGCTGGCGACGGCGGCAAGGTTGGCACCGGCGGCATGGCCTCCAAGGTCTCGGCGGCGCGGCTGGCCGCCCGCGGCGGCGTGCCGGTCCTTTTGACCTCTGCGGAAAACATCGGCCCGGCGCTGGAAGATAGCCGCATGGGCACCGTCTTCCACACTCGCGAGGAACGCCGCCTGTCCGCCTGGAAGTTCTGGGCGCTCTACACCGCCGACTCGGGCGGCACGCTGCGCCTCGACCAGGGTGCGGAAGAGGCCGTGACCAAGGGCGGCAACTCGCTGCTCGCGGTCGGTATTACCGAGGTCGACGGCGAGTTCCGCGCCGGCGAAATCGTGGACATCGTCGGCCCGGAGTCGAAGATCATCGGCCGCGGCGAGGTCAATTTCGACTCCAGTACCTTGCGCAAGATCATGGGTCGGCGCACCGAGGATCTCGATCCGGAGTTCCAGCGCGCGGTGGTCCACGCGGACTACCTGTCCAACTACGCCTCCCGCCTGTAG
- a CDS encoding ComEC/Rec2 family competence protein, producing MRELRLAPCALVAWAMVIAVTLGCEVWFTALVAAGVVALWIRGVRGQAVLIGGAGALALVTAATRRARWQAFEAVGEITGRIVARPAPTDAGGWYLKVQIPGYPTQVPMFAGELSGDAAVGSVVTARARAVDADRTSLSGIVLNARSADVKAPRGLYAWADGVAANFRGLVEQWVGEASQGLLPGMVLGDTSLQTAAEKQLYIDTGLSHLSAVSGANITIVTASAAVIASWCAFGPRGQFAAALAALGAYVLLVGPEPSVLRAAVTGVAGLCAVVGSARMEPMHALSLSVFGLVLWRSDLAVDFGFALSVAATAGIVALSPLLIRALGRTRLPASVVRALAVAIAADAVTIPIVALMAGEVSVISVLANVLVAPAAAPVTLVGLIAALCAQLPAPLAAVAVLPVKVIEPCTWWIHFVARACMRLPVDKIAAGPLAVAVAYGWVAAGLMYARPRSTAAVTVAAVALLAGRGIDLPRGAREIELTDSNTVVVQREEDIDTRGPYPGIVAIIVTGDGGDTRPRDRPSVTRAGVAVLYPERDGEVRVFEDGTQRAADGHF from the coding sequence GTGAGGGAGCTGCGCTTAGCGCCCTGCGCCCTCGTGGCGTGGGCGATGGTTATCGCGGTGACGCTGGGGTGCGAGGTCTGGTTCACCGCGCTGGTGGCGGCGGGGGTCGTCGCGCTGTGGATACGTGGCGTGCGCGGGCAGGCCGTGCTGATTGGGGGCGCGGGCGCGCTGGCGCTCGTTACCGCCGCCACGCGCCGGGCGCGGTGGCAGGCCTTTGAGGCCGTCGGGGAGATCACCGGGCGCATAGTGGCGCGGCCTGCCCCGACTGATGCCGGCGGCTGGTACCTCAAGGTCCAGATCCCCGGGTATCCCACGCAGGTGCCCATGTTCGCCGGGGAGCTTTCCGGCGACGCGGCAGTGGGCTCCGTGGTGACCGCGCGCGCTCGCGCGGTAGACGCCGACCGGACGAGTCTTTCCGGGATCGTGCTGAACGCGCGCTCCGCGGACGTGAAGGCACCGCGGGGACTGTACGCGTGGGCCGACGGGGTGGCGGCGAATTTCCGCGGTCTCGTCGAGCAGTGGGTCGGCGAGGCGAGCCAGGGGCTACTTCCGGGCATGGTGTTAGGCGATACCAGCCTCCAGACGGCGGCGGAAAAGCAGCTTTACATCGACACTGGCTTGAGCCACCTCAGCGCGGTCAGCGGGGCGAATATCACGATCGTTACGGCGAGTGCGGCCGTCATTGCCAGCTGGTGCGCGTTCGGCCCGCGTGGGCAGTTCGCCGCGGCGCTAGCGGCCCTCGGCGCCTACGTCTTATTGGTCGGCCCGGAGCCGTCCGTGTTGCGCGCGGCGGTCACGGGAGTAGCCGGGTTGTGCGCCGTGGTGGGGTCGGCGCGGATGGAGCCCATGCACGCGCTGAGCCTGTCGGTCTTCGGCCTCGTGCTGTGGCGCAGCGACCTGGCGGTGGATTTCGGTTTTGCCCTGTCGGTTGCCGCCACCGCCGGGATTGTCGCCTTATCCCCGCTGCTCATCCGCGCGTTAGGACGCACCCGGCTGCCGGCCAGCGTGGTGCGCGCCTTGGCGGTGGCCATCGCTGCGGACGCGGTGACCATCCCGATCGTCGCACTGATGGCCGGCGAGGTGTCGGTGATCTCAGTCTTAGCGAACGTGCTGGTAGCACCCGCGGCCGCGCCGGTGACGCTCGTCGGCCTTATCGCCGCTCTATGCGCGCAGCTGCCGGCACCGCTGGCGGCCGTGGCGGTGCTGCCGGTCAAGGTGATTGAGCCGTGCACGTGGTGGATTCACTTCGTCGCACGGGCCTGCATGCGGCTGCCGGTAGATAAGATTGCGGCCGGCCCGCTGGCCGTGGCGGTAGCCTACGGCTGGGTGGCCGCTGGCCTCATGTATGCCCGCCCCCGCTCGACTGCCGCCGTCACCGTCGCCGCGGTCGCCCTCCTCGCCGGCCGCGGCATCGATCTGCCCCGCGGCGCGCGAGAGATAGAGCTTACCGATAGCAACACCGTCGTGGTGCAGCGGGAGGAGGACATCGACACCCGCGGGCCTTATCCCGGCATCGTCGCCATCATCGTGACCGGGGACGGCGGGGATACAAGACCCCGGGACCGCCCGTCTGTCACCCGCGCCGGGGTGGCCGTGCTGTACCCCGAGCGCGACGGTGAAGTACGCGTGTTCGAAGACGGCACCCAGCGCGCGGCCGACGGGCACTTCTAG
- the nadD gene encoding nicotinate-nucleotide adenylyltransferase codes for MATTRDRIGIMGGTFDPIHHGHLVAASEVAHRFSLDQVVFVPTGQPWQKADRDVTEAEHRYLMTMVATASNPRFTVSRVDIDRGGPTYTIDTLADIREFYPDAELFFITGADALGSIMQWRDWEEMLDMARFVGVTRPGYELTKDALPADSQDSIDLIDIPAMAISSTDCRKRAAAGYPVWYLVPDGVVQYIAKNKLYRPDSDEPL; via the coding sequence ATGGCTACCACGCGCGACCGCATCGGCATCATGGGCGGCACCTTCGACCCGATCCACCACGGCCACCTCGTGGCGGCGAGCGAAGTTGCCCACCGCTTTTCCCTCGACCAGGTGGTCTTCGTACCCACGGGGCAGCCGTGGCAGAAAGCCGACCGTGATGTCACCGAGGCCGAGCACCGCTATCTCATGACGATGGTGGCCACGGCCTCCAACCCGCGCTTTACGGTCAGCCGCGTCGACATTGACCGCGGTGGGCCGACCTACACCATCGACACGCTCGCGGACATCCGGGAGTTCTACCCCGACGCCGAGCTGTTCTTCATCACCGGCGCGGACGCGCTGGGGTCCATCATGCAGTGGCGCGACTGGGAAGAGATGCTCGACATGGCCCGGTTCGTGGGCGTGACCCGGCCGGGTTATGAGCTGACCAAGGACGCGCTGCCGGCCGACAGCCAGGATTCCATCGACCTCATCGACATCCCGGCGATGGCGATTTCTTCCACCGATTGCCGCAAGCGCGCGGCCGCGGGATACCCGGTGTGGTACCTGGTGCCGGACGGGGTCGTGCAGTACATCGCCAAAAACAAGCTGTACCGGCCCGACTCCGACGAACCGCTGTGA
- a CDS encoding histidine phosphatase family protein: MSRRLFLIRHGQTTYNAAGRMQGHLDTDLTETGYAQARDAAELMVGKGISKIVASTLTRAAETARVIGEKLGVDVELDDRLRETHLGEWQGMSSAEVDEASPGARAIWRHDPTWAPPQGESRVAVARRARPVIDELMASFDEWEDSAVLVVAHGGAISALVCHLLGLEEQQYGTLSGLKNTHWAQLTARPRFNAEELLAPLRFAPENVAEASWYLDGWNMGAHVVGGAGADQ, translated from the coding sequence ATGAGCCGTCGTCTTTTCCTCATCCGCCATGGCCAGACCACGTATAACGCGGCTGGCCGCATGCAAGGACACCTCGATACCGATCTCACCGAGACCGGCTACGCCCAGGCGCGCGACGCCGCGGAGCTGATGGTGGGCAAGGGGATTTCCAAGATCGTGGCGTCCACCCTGACGCGCGCAGCCGAGACCGCGCGGGTCATCGGGGAGAAGCTCGGCGTGGACGTGGAACTGGACGACCGCCTGCGCGAGACGCACTTGGGCGAGTGGCAGGGCATGAGCTCCGCGGAGGTGGACGAGGCCTCCCCGGGGGCGCGGGCCATCTGGCGCCACGATCCGACGTGGGCGCCGCCGCAGGGCGAGTCCCGCGTGGCGGTGGCGCGTAGGGCCCGGCCGGTTATCGATGAGCTCATGGCCTCCTTCGACGAGTGGGAGGACTCCGCGGTGCTCGTCGTCGCCCACGGCGGGGCGATTTCCGCGCTGGTCTGCCATCTGCTGGGGCTTGAAGAACAGCAGTACGGCACGCTGTCGGGGCTGAAGAACACCCACTGGGCGCAGCTGACCGCCCGCCCGCGGTTCAACGCGGAGGAGCTGCTGGCGCCGCTGCGCTTTGCCCCGGAGAACGTGGCCGAAGCCAGCTGGTACCTGGACGGCTGGAACATGGGCGCGCACGTCGTCGGTGGGGCAGGGGCGGATCAGTAG